Proteins encoded together in one Passer domesticus isolate bPasDom1 chromosome 6, bPasDom1.hap1, whole genome shotgun sequence window:
- the LOC135303978 gene encoding serine/threonine-protein kinase PAK 3-like isoform X1: MLSLAKRPQIAQSPREWSWVSDLLQAQSLCFELCFLHFVSFRVCGECGRSRKEVHWMGTSWQWVAVKELYLQHQGCEGILKEILLMRENKNANIVSYLESYLVDEAVLLVLEYMDGGSLADVVTVRRMAVGHIATVCRECLQGLAFLHAKQVIHRDIKSDNILLGRDGSVKLADFGLCAVLSPEHRKRRSMVGTTYWMAPEVVRREPYGPKVDTWSLGIVGIEMATGEAPYMQETSDKASYLIGKQGVPNLHQLRLPPGLCEFLGCCLQMDVDRRGSAKELLQHPFLQSAEPLLSLF, from the exons atgttATCGTTAGCCAAAAGACCAcaaattgctcagagccccagagagTGGAGCTGGGTTTCAGATCTCCTGCAAGCTCAATCTCTCTGTTTTGAACTTTgcttcttgcattttgtttctttcagggtGTGTGGTGAGTGTGGAAGATCCAGAAAAGAAGTACACTGGATGGGAACATCTTGGCAGTGG GTGGCTGTAAAGGAACTTTAtctccagcaccagggctgtgagggaatattaaaagaaatcctgctcatgagagaaaataagaacgCCAATATTGTCAGCTACTTAGAAAG ctacCTTGTGGATGAGGCTGTCCTGCTGGTGTTGGAATATATGGATGGAGGCTCCTTAGCTGATGTGGTCACCGTGAGAAGGATGGCTGTAGGACACATAGCAACAGTGTGTCGGGAG tgcctgcaaggcctggcTTTCCTTCATGCCAAGCAGGTGATCCACAGAGACATCAAAAGTGACAACATCCTTCTGGGCCGGGACGGCTCCGTCAAGCTGG ctgattttggcctctgtgctgtgctcagccctgagcacaggaaaCGGAGGTCGATGGTCGGGACCACTTACTGGATGGCACCCGAGGTCGTGAGAAGAGAGCCTtacggccccaaagtggacacctGGTCCCTTGGCATTGTGGGAatagaaatggccacaggagagGCTCCTTATATGCAGGAGACCAGTGACAAG gcCAGCTACCTGATAGGCAAGCAAGGGGTTCCAAATCTGCACCAGCTCAGGCTACCCCCTGGCTTGTGTGAatttctgggctgctgcctgcagatggatgtggacaggcgaggctctgccaaggaacttctgcag catccatttcTGCAATCAGCAGAGCCTCTCTTAAGCCTCTTCTGA
- the LOC135303978 gene encoding serine/threonine-protein kinase PAK 3-like isoform X2, with the protein MGTSWQWVAVKELYLQHQGCEGILKEILLMRENKNANIVSYLESYLVDEAVLLVLEYMDGGSLADVVTVRRMAVGHIATVCRECLQGLAFLHAKQVIHRDIKSDNILLGRDGSVKLADFGLCAVLSPEHRKRRSMVGTTYWMAPEVVRREPYGPKVDTWSLGIVGIEMATGEAPYMQETSDKASYLIGKQGVPNLHQLRLPPGLCEFLGCCLQMDVDRRGSAKELLQHPFLQSAEPLLSLF; encoded by the exons ATGGGAACATCTTGGCAGTGG GTGGCTGTAAAGGAACTTTAtctccagcaccagggctgtgagggaatattaaaagaaatcctgctcatgagagaaaataagaacgCCAATATTGTCAGCTACTTAGAAAG ctacCTTGTGGATGAGGCTGTCCTGCTGGTGTTGGAATATATGGATGGAGGCTCCTTAGCTGATGTGGTCACCGTGAGAAGGATGGCTGTAGGACACATAGCAACAGTGTGTCGGGAG tgcctgcaaggcctggcTTTCCTTCATGCCAAGCAGGTGATCCACAGAGACATCAAAAGTGACAACATCCTTCTGGGCCGGGACGGCTCCGTCAAGCTGG ctgattttggcctctgtgctgtgctcagccctgagcacaggaaaCGGAGGTCGATGGTCGGGACCACTTACTGGATGGCACCCGAGGTCGTGAGAAGAGAGCCTtacggccccaaagtggacacctGGTCCCTTGGCATTGTGGGAatagaaatggccacaggagagGCTCCTTATATGCAGGAGACCAGTGACAAG gcCAGCTACCTGATAGGCAAGCAAGGGGTTCCAAATCTGCACCAGCTCAGGCTACCCCCTGGCTTGTGTGAatttctgggctgctgcctgcagatggatgtggacaggcgaggctctgccaaggaacttctgcag catccatttcTGCAATCAGCAGAGCCTCTCTTAAGCCTCTTCTGA
- the LOC135303978 gene encoding serine/threonine-protein kinase PAK 3-like isoform X3: MRENKNANIVSYLESYLVDEAVLLVLEYMDGGSLADVVTVRRMAVGHIATVCRECLQGLAFLHAKQVIHRDIKSDNILLGRDGSVKLADFGLCAVLSPEHRKRRSMVGTTYWMAPEVVRREPYGPKVDTWSLGIVGIEMATGEAPYMQETSDKASYLIGKQGVPNLHQLRLPPGLCEFLGCCLQMDVDRRGSAKELLQHPFLQSAEPLLSLF; the protein is encoded by the exons atgagagaaaataagaacgCCAATATTGTCAGCTACTTAGAAAG ctacCTTGTGGATGAGGCTGTCCTGCTGGTGTTGGAATATATGGATGGAGGCTCCTTAGCTGATGTGGTCACCGTGAGAAGGATGGCTGTAGGACACATAGCAACAGTGTGTCGGGAG tgcctgcaaggcctggcTTTCCTTCATGCCAAGCAGGTGATCCACAGAGACATCAAAAGTGACAACATCCTTCTGGGCCGGGACGGCTCCGTCAAGCTGG ctgattttggcctctgtgctgtgctcagccctgagcacaggaaaCGGAGGTCGATGGTCGGGACCACTTACTGGATGGCACCCGAGGTCGTGAGAAGAGAGCCTtacggccccaaagtggacacctGGTCCCTTGGCATTGTGGGAatagaaatggccacaggagagGCTCCTTATATGCAGGAGACCAGTGACAAG gcCAGCTACCTGATAGGCAAGCAAGGGGTTCCAAATCTGCACCAGCTCAGGCTACCCCCTGGCTTGTGTGAatttctgggctgctgcctgcagatggatgtggacaggcgaggctctgccaaggaacttctgcag catccatttcTGCAATCAGCAGAGCCTCTCTTAAGCCTCTTCTGA